From a single Silene latifolia isolate original U9 population chromosome 6, ASM4854445v1, whole genome shotgun sequence genomic region:
- the LOC141587627 gene encoding F-box/kelch-repeat protein At3g23880-like — protein sequence MQKMKSRKKTKSSSNSTLISEFRYIPPDLYTQILANLPAKTVLRFRCVCKSWCDIIDNPDFVTQHRNLCKINSVSSKLLLSFECLGRFGRKGRLLTVRHADALRKTDQILKTLQRYDINGSCNELLLIRGLIGPGERNPLMLWNPCIRKSLSIPLPPILSSCDGRVVYAFGFAPNSNDYKVVAMSSQWSQADGWNVCFAVYTLSDQQWSLRNDGFNMSYPYYSRMFSRYCCPQTGFNFQGARYWISYDPNRNGNLADNSTHLVILDFDLEKFNYMELPFASDDRGAIRLPFRLRESLAVFCISSVKSSIWSLEGDSRNGVWTQRFSGLSSSDGFDLFRSGPFLPLFYYESDDGGRFVYWEKSYNISSCQIHELGKSMKHYVNMLMYMEGLVLCKGYGAEDLQSLAL from the coding sequence TACATACCACCTGATCTTTATACCCAAATTCTCGCAAATTTACCAGCCAAAACCGTGTTAAGATTCAGGTGCGTATGTAAATCTTGGTGCGACATTATTGATAATCCTGATTTCGTTACCCAGCATCGTAATCTTTGCAAAATCAATTCCGTGAGTAGTAAATTATTACTATCCTTCGAGTGTTTGGGTCGGTTTGGGCGGAAAGGACGCTTGTTGACAGTTCGTCACGCTGACGCTCTTCGTAAAACTGATCAGATTTTAAAGACTTTGCAAAGGTATGATATAAATGGGAGCTGTAATGAGTTGCTGTTAATTCGCGGGTTAATTGGTCCTGGAGAACGAAACCCGTTGATGCTGTGGAACCCTTGTATTAGAAAGTCGTTGTCAATTCCCCTTCCTCCAATATTGTCGTCCTGTGACGGCAGAGTCGTGTATGCATTTGGGTTTGCACCTAACAGTAACGATTATAAAGTCGTTGCTATGTCATCACAATGGAGTCAGGCCGatggttggaatgtgtgtttTGCAGTTTATACGCTTAGTGATCAACAATGGTCTCTCAGAAATGATGGCTTCAATATGTCTTATCCGTACTATAGCCGTATGTTTTCGCGATATTGTTGTCCCCAAACGGGTTTTAACTTTCAAGGAGCACGATATTGGATTAGTTATGACCCAAATCGGAATGGTAACCTTGCTGATAATTCAACTCATCTCGTTATTCTTGACTTTGATTTGGAAAAATTCAACTACATGGAACTGCCATTTGCTTCAGACGATAGGGGAGCCATAAGACTTCCTTTTCGTCTAAGGGAGTCACTAGCGGTTTTCTGTATTTCTTCTGTGAAATCCAGCATATGGTCGCTGGAAGGGGACAGCCGAAACGGGGTGTGGACCCAAAGGTTCTCAGGACTGTCAAGTTCTGATGGTTTTGATCTGTTCAGGTCTGGCCCATTTTTGCCGCTATTCTACTATGAGAGTGATGATGGTGGCCGTTTTGTTTACTGGGAGAAGTCGTATAACATTTCTAGCTGTCAAATACACGAGCTTGGAAAATCTATGAAGCATTATGTGAATATGCTAATGTATATGGAGGGCTTGGTGTTGTGCAAAGGTTACGGAGCTGAAGATCTACAGTCACTTGCTCTTTGA